A DNA window from Trichosurus vulpecula isolate mTriVul1 chromosome 2, mTriVul1.pri, whole genome shotgun sequence contains the following coding sequences:
- the LOC118839524 gene encoding olfactory receptor 2A12-like, translating into MFPASNHSSVTEFILLGFTSDPTSNRILFIIFLLLYLCSILGNGLIIILICLDSHLHTPMYFFLSILSLLDMGYITTTIPQMLVHLLSISKLISFEGCWLQMYVFGALSLTECIFFAVMAYDRYVAICFPLRYMLILNWDLCVRLVVGTWACGFFFSLVHTFFTMKLPFCGPNMVNHYFCEGPSIRSLACMNTHLIEVVDFVLSIFMALTPLSLILASYIRITMAILKIKSTQSRCKAFSTCASHLTVVTLFYAPAIYIYMRPNSSYTPERDKQISLFYNVFTALLNPVVYSLRNKDIKAAFIKVVVRNRVAW; encoded by the coding sequence ATGTTCCCAGCATCAAACCACAGTTCTGTTACCGAATTCATCCTACTTGGCTTCACCAGTGACCCCACCTCAAATAGGATccttttcattatctttctccttctctacctCTGCTCAATCCTGGGCAATGGACTCATCATCATTCTGATCTGCCTGGATTCTCACCTCCACACTCCTATGTACTTTTTCCTCAGCATCCTCTCCCTACTGGACATGGGCTACATCACTACCACAATTCCTCAGATGTTGGTACACCTGCTTTCCATTTCTAAGCTCATCTCCTTTGAAGGTTGCTGGCTGCAGATGTATGTATTTGGTGCCCTGAGTCTCACTGAGTGCATCTTCTTTGCAGTCATGGCCTATGACCGTTATGTAGCCATCTGCTTCCCACTGCGTTACATGCTCATCCTCAACTGGGACCTGTGTGTGAGGTTGGTGGTCGGGACCTGGGCTTGTGGTTTCTTCTTCTCCCTAGTCCACACCTTTTTTACCATGAAGCTCCCCTTCTGTGGTCCTAATATGGTCAACCACTACTTCTGTGAGGGTCCCTCAATCCGGAGCCTGGCCTGTATGAACACACACCTTATTGAGGTGGTAGATTTTGTCTTGAGTATCTTCATGGCATTAACCCCTCTATCACTAATCCTGGCCTCCTACATCCGAATCACCATGGCCATCCTCAAGATCAAGTCCACCCAAAGCCGCTGTAAGGCCTTCTCTACTTGTGCTTCCCACCTAACTGTGGTCACTCTGTTCTATGCACCTGCCATTTACATCTATATGAGGCCCAACTCCAGCTACACCCCAGAGAGAGACAAGCAGATCTCACTTTTCTACAATGTGTTCACTGCCCTGCTCAACCCTGTGGTCTACAGCCTCAGGAATAAGGACATAAAGGCAGCATTCATCAAGGTAGTAGTGAGGAACAGAGTAGCCTGGTGA